AAAATGGATTTGGTGCTGTTGATGTTGTGGAAAATAACGGCGAAATTAATGATGATTACCGTATAGATTATTTACGTTCCCATATTCAAGAAATGAAAAAAGCCGTCACTTTAGATGGGGTTGAACTTATGGGATATACCCCTTGGGGCTGTATTGATCTAGTATCATTCACGACAGGTGAAATGAAAAAACGCTACGGATTTATTTATGTTGATAAGCATAATGATGGATCTGGGACATTAGAGCGTTCACGTAAAAAGTCTTTTAATTGGTATAAAGACGTGATTGCGTCAAATGGAGAGACGCTTTAATATGACCCAATTAGCCGGTTTTGAGACCGGCTAATTTATTTTAGGTCAAAGGAATAAACAAATGGTAACCATGCGTGATGTGGCTCAAAAAGCTGGTGTTTCTAAATCCACTGTTTCGAGAGTACTGAACGGTAAAAATATTGTTCGCCGAGAAGTGGCAGAGAAAGTATTTAAAGCCATAGAAGAAACGGGTTATCGTCCCAATCTTTTAGCCCAGCAATTGGCGAACCAGAAGACTAATTTTATCGGTTTTGTTGTTACCAATGCTTTGTATGATGGCCCTTATTTTTCATCTCTTGTTTATTATGCCGCTTCATTTAGTGAGCAACATGGTCGTCAGCTTGTGATGGCCGATGGTAAGCACAGTGCGAGAGATGAAAAAAATGCGATCAACTTTTTACTTGATATGAAGTGCGCTGGAATTATTGTTTACCCTAAGTATCTGACAGAAAAAGATTTAAAAGAAATTAGAGACTCAACCTCGATACCTATTGTTATTTTAAATCGTGATCTTACCGCAGATTCTGGTTATTGCATCACGACAGATCATTATAAAAATGCCTCCTTAATGATGGAGCATATAATAGATCAAGGCCACCAAGATATTGCTTTTATTTCAGGTCTTGCGGACTCATCAACGGGTATCCAACGCTTACAAGCTTATCAAGATGCATTACTATCACACGATATTTCGATTAATCCTGAGCTTGTTATTTCCGCACAATGGACCTCTGAGAGTGGCTACCAAGCAGCAAAACAATTAGTGAATAGCGGCGCTCATTTTAGTGCGGTATTAGCAGGGAATGATGATATGGCATTAGGTGCGATGAAAGCCTTTGTAGAGCTTGGATTTAATTTGCCTAAAGATATTTCAATCGCCGGTTTTGATAATAGTAAAATGGGCGCATTTTTAACACCGAGCTTAACTTCAGTCAGTATTCCTTTAGAGAAGATGATTCAAAAGGGTATATTAACGTTACTCGGTGAACACTCAAAGGCTGAGCAGATTTGCACGAAAGGTTCTCTTATTATTAGAGATTCAGTGACATCAAAAGCTTGATAATAGATAGCACTTCTTTTTAAACGCTGCAATTCTCAGTTTATAACCAAATATAAACTGAGAACCTCACCGAGACTCTCAGTCGCTCTTTTTAATATTAACATCGCAATTTGTAGAGTTAGGACCGTAAGTTTAAGCCAGTAAAATAGCTTGTAACTCACTTAATGAACTGACCGTATAATGCGGGGTTATTCCATCTGTGGCGGTTGCGCCGTGAGAGTTTAACCAACAGGTTTCTAGGCCGGAATTCAGCCCGCCTAAGATGTCGGAATGCAGGTTATCTCCCACCATTAACACTTTGGATTTACATGGATTACCTACGCGGTTTAAGGCGTGTTCAAAGATGATGGTATCGGGTTTGGCGATACCCACTTGCTCTGAAATGATCACTTGTTCGACGTATTTATCCATGCCGGTGCGAGCAAGGCGAATTTCTTGCAAATCAGTAAAACCATTGGTGATGATGCCGACTTTGGCTTTTCCGGCAATGGCTTCCATTAACTCTTTAGCTCCCGGCAATACCGAACAGATGTCGGCCATCGCCTCTAAGAAGGCTGAGTTTAATTCTGATGGCGTGGTGCCGAGCTTATTGGCCCAACCTTCAAAGCGAATGTGTTTTAGCTGTTCGGCGCTGATGTCACCATTTTGATAGTCGACCCATAATGGTTTATTAATTGCCTGATAGTCAGCAAAATCTTGCTCAGTGAAAGTGATTCCTTTTCTCTTAAACATCAGTTGCATACCTTGAAAGGCATCAAAATGAAATAATGTTTCGTCGGCGTCGAAGAAAATCCATTCGTACTTCATTGAAATCTCACTTAACGTTATTAGCTGCTTGGTGTGCCTTGATGATGGGCAATATTACCCACTTCAAGTAAGGGGGCAACATCCAGATCGGCGGCGTTCATCATGGTTGAAATGCGTTGTACAGAAGAAAGTAATAAGGATTGTTCCCAACTTTCTAAATTTTGAAAACGTTGAATAAAGTGATCTTGCAATGGCAAAGGTGCTTTAGCAAGCAGTGCCGCGCCTTCTTCGGTTAAGTAGGCGTGTACTTTGCGTTTATCTAATTGACTGCGGCGACGTTCAACGAGGCCACGCTTTTCAATACGGTCAATAATCGTTGTAGCCGTTGCTTGACTCATATTGGTATTGATTGAAATCTGTCGAATCGTTACTTCACCAGAATCACGAATTGAACGCATGATTAGCAATTGTGGGCCGGTTAAACCAAGTTCTTTATTGAGTTGTCGTGAGTGTAAATCGATCGCGCGAATGATTTGTCGAATGGCGATCAAGACTTCTTCGTGTTTATCCATATAATTGCCCCTGTGTTTGAGAGCAGGAAAATACAATAATTCCTCATGTTGTAAAAGGATTAATTTGTAGAAAAGCGACAGTCAGCCTGCCGCTTGGTTTATGCTCTATGAGTGGTCTTTACTTTATAACTGATTTTGCTTGATTAACCCAGCTATCAAATTGTTTTTGATGGGATTTTATCCAAGCATTGGCATGAGCTTCGATATCTTCAGGTTTATTTTGACCTTTACGCATCATCATGTTTTGTTGGCTAATATCACCAATGTCGAGTTTCATGATGGAGAACAGTTTTGCCGCTGCGGGGTTATCTTGAGCGAACTGCTTATTGGCGACGATGCGCATGGTGTTAATTTGGAAGCCGTAGTTGTTGCCATTGGGAAGGGCGGTATCTTGTTGCAAGCCTTTTGGCATGGCAGAGAAAGGCACTTGTAGCCACACGACATCTTTACCCGGAATTAAAATGCTGCTGACCCAATAAGGCGTCCAGGTATAGTACAGTACGGATTCGCCATTTTTATAACGCGAAATGGTATCGGCAATTAAGGCTGAATAACTACCTTGGCGTTGGGTGACGGTATCTTGCAGGCCATAGGCTTGGATTTGGTGATTGATGATTGATTCCGTTG
This Vibrio aphrogenes DNA region includes the following protein-coding sequences:
- the yjjG gene encoding pyrimidine 5'-nucleotidase, producing the protein MKYEWIFFDADETLFHFDAFQGMQLMFKRKGITFTEQDFADYQAINKPLWVDYQNGDISAEQLKHIRFEGWANKLGTTPSELNSAFLEAMADICSVLPGAKELMEAIAGKAKVGIITNGFTDLQEIRLARTGMDKYVEQVIISEQVGIAKPDTIIFEHALNRVGNPCKSKVLMVGDNLHSDILGGLNSGLETCWLNSHGATATDGITPHYTVSSLSELQAILLA
- the proX gene encoding glycine betaine/L-proline ABC transporter substrate-binding protein ProX, coding for MKTITKTLYLSALTSCTLSLSLQANELPGKGITVQPVQSTIAEETFQTLLVNKAMEQLGYTVKPTQEVDYNVAYTSIANGDATYLAVNWDPQQKDKYQLGGGDDKFYREGIYVNNAAQGYLIDKKTADKYHINNLGQLKDPKIAKLFDSDGDGKADLTGGEPGWTTESIINHQIQAYGLQDTVTQRQGSYSALIADTISRYKNGESVLYYTWTPYWVSSILIPGKDVVWLQVPFSAMPKGLQQDTALPNGNNYGFQINTMRIVANKQFAQDNPAAAKLFSIMKLDIGDISQQNMMMRKGQNKPEDIEAHANAWIKSHQKQFDSWVNQAKSVIK
- a CDS encoding LacI family DNA-binding transcriptional regulator; protein product: MVTMRDVAQKAGVSKSTVSRVLNGKNIVRREVAEKVFKAIEETGYRPNLLAQQLANQKTNFIGFVVTNALYDGPYFSSLVYYAASFSEQHGRQLVMADGKHSARDEKNAINFLLDMKCAGIIVYPKYLTEKDLKEIRDSTSIPIVILNRDLTADSGYCITTDHYKNASLMMEHIIDQGHQDIAFISGLADSSTGIQRLQAYQDALLSHDISINPELVISAQWTSESGYQAAKQLVNSGAHFSAVLAGNDDMALGAMKAFVELGFNLPKDISIAGFDNSKMGAFLTPSLTSVSIPLEKMIQKGILTLLGEHSKAEQICTKGSLIIRDSVTSKA
- a CDS encoding MarR family winged helix-turn-helix transcriptional regulator, with product MDKHEEVLIAIRQIIRAIDLHSRQLNKELGLTGPQLLIMRSIRDSGEVTIRQISINTNMSQATATTIIDRIEKRGLVERRRSQLDKRKVHAYLTEEGAALLAKAPLPLQDHFIQRFQNLESWEQSLLLSSVQRISTMMNAADLDVAPLLEVGNIAHHQGTPSS